The Apium graveolens cultivar Ventura chromosome 6, ASM990537v1, whole genome shotgun sequence genome contains a region encoding:
- the LOC141664394 gene encoding uncharacterized protein LOC141664394 — MGTYLAEVFNVIYLGRGEIKPEKQIGTIKVDDGTTSHYLYKVNDVDMSRPSIQPGDELILTGPNVRLISSDGPLEIDFDLFDSDYKDSICYECYPCNPRLKNKPIEKRIISKDGTGEILVLYSLFYNSVEAHLKIKLLTNDNSATANLHGVIAASISDIDRPAFSSMLYLKKPGYGINLGCGDHIPLSRSIVAVPYGSMLFLDFHLVTGDDDIVEGYLEFNVKPSDELVKSFSGKKGELVASVTFVDELDDDGSEDESNDDGSED, encoded by the exons ATG GGTACCTACCTAGCTGAGGTGTTCAATGTTATATATCTCGGCCGTGGTGAAATAAAGCCCGAGAAGCAAATTGGAACGATCAAAGTTGATGATGGTACAACATCTCACTACCTCTACAAGGTCAACGATGTTGATATGAGCAGGCCATCAATTCAACCTGGGGATGAACTTATTCTCACAGGTCCTAATGTACGGTTGATCTCTAGTGATGGACCCCTTGAAATTGATTTCGATCTATTTGATAGTGATTACAAGGACTCTATTTGTTATGAATGCTACCCTTGTAATCCGCGTTTAAAGAACAAACCTATAGAAAAAAGGATCATATCAAAAGATGGCACCGGAGAGATTCTTGTTCTATATTCTTTATTCTATAATTCTGTGGAAGCTCATTTGAAAATTAAGTTGTTAACCAATGACAACTCCGCCACCGCTAATCTCCACGGGGTTATTGCTGCCAGCATAAGTGATATTGACCGGCCTGCGTTTTCAAGTATGCTCTATTTAAAGAAACCTGGCTATGGGATTAATTTGGGATGCGGGGATCACATTCCACTGTCCAGATCTATTGTAGCAGTGCCTTATGGGTCGATGCTGTTTTTAGACTTTCATCTTGTTACCGGTGATGATGATATTGTTGAAGGCTATTTAGAGTTCAATGTTAAACCAAGTGATGAGTTAGTTAAATCTTTCTCAGGTAAAAAGGGTGAACTCGTAGCAAGTGTGACTTTTGTGGATGAACTGGATGATGATGGATCCGAAGATGAATCCAATGATGATGGATCCGAAGATTGA
- the LOC141664393 gene encoding serine/threonine-protein kinase SAPK3-like has product MDQKYEALKELGSGNFGVARLVRDKNTSELFAVKYIERGKKIDENVQREIINHRSLTHPNIVRFKEVMLTPSQLAIVMEYAAGGELFARICSAGRFSEDEARFFFQQLISGVSFCHSMEICHRDLKLENTLLDGSPTPRLKICDFGYSKSALLHSQPKSTVGTPAYIAPEVLSRKEYDGKIADVWSCGVTLYVMLVGAYPFEDPEDPRNFRKTIGRIMSVQYSIPDYVRVSADCRHLLSQIFVANPSKRITIPEIKKHPWFLKNMQRELVEGEKTNYGEADRNKQLQSVEEIMQIIQEAKIPGETGTKAEGQLGTGNSLDADEDLDLESEIDYSGDYASQV; this is encoded by the exons ATGGACCAAAAATATGAGGCGTTAAAAGAACTTGGTTCTGGGAATTTTGGAGTTGCAAGATTGGTCAGAGACAAGAACACAAGTGAGCTTTTTGCTGTTAAGTATATTGAAAGAGGCAAAAAG ATTGACGAGAATGTTCAGAGGGAAATTATCAATCACAGATCATTAACACATCCAAACATTGTGAGGTTCAAGGAA GTCATGTTGACTCCATCACAATTAGCCATAGTCATGGAATATGCAGCTGGAGGAGAGCTCTTTGCTAGGATATGCAGCGCTGGTAGATTTAGTGAAGATGAG GCACGTTTTTTCTTTCAGCAGCTTATATCTGGAGTCAGCTTTTGCCACTCCATG GAAATTTGTCACAGGGacttaaaacttgaaaacactcTCTTAGATGGAAGTCCAACTCCACGCCTTAAAATATGTGATTTTGGTTATTCGAAG TCAGCTTTATTGCATTCTCAGCCCAAATCAACTGTTGGAACTCCAGCTTATATTGCCCCTGAGGTTCTTTCAAGAAAGGAATATGATGGAAAG ATTGCTGATGTGTGGTCCTGTGGAGTGACTCTGTACGTGATGCTAGTAGGAGCCTACCCTTTTGAGGATCCTGAAGATCCTAGAAATTTCCGCAAAACCATTGGG AGAATAATGAGTGTGCAGTACTCCATACCCGATTATGTGCGAGTATCTGCTGATTGTAGACATCTTCTCTCCCAGATCTTTGTTGCAAACCCCTCTAAG AGAATCACCATTCCTGAGATCAAGAAGCACCCATGGTTTCTGAAAAACATGCAGCGAGAATTGGTGGAAGGAGAGAAAACAAACTACGGAGAAGCTGACCGTAATAAACAACTTCAAAGCGTTGAAGAAATAATGCAGATCATACAAGAGGCCAAGATCCCAGGGGAAACAGGAACCAAAGCAGAAGGGCAACTTGGTACTGGTAATTCACTTGATGCTGATGAGGATTTGGATTTGGAATCTGAAATTGATTACAGTGGTGATTATGCATCCCAAGTTTGA